One segment of Massilia sp. Se16.2.3 DNA contains the following:
- a CDS encoding transglutaminase domain-containing protein, whose protein sequence is MGENSHRPAPPAEVLARRYGDCKDKSLLLVTMLRALGLEADPVLVSVALHKNMGQYLPSPMLFDHAIVRLAIGGRTYFLDPTRQGQHGQLARLGQPLAGAEVLVVHPGSAGLDGIAYPPAPERQRRSEQVTVTAMDAPASLLVRSEYSGAGAETLRANSAMATQAEMKKSLGDAMARRYPEAQLVGDVVLRDDRERNVMVLESQFTVPRMFSESATAWTVDYNAVNMADLLQVPGAGQRSAPLTVPGYPYAVDYEMTLRLPESFAMREDSESRTVADPAFNGTRKITLGKRGLKLELQLNLLADRIEAARTVEFSRKLQAWDMQRAGTLRVFKADMQGTPVAPPNEEARQRAALVKLDQAVQDAERSGREPGRALCERARVRAHLGQAQDAIKDATRAVKLQDQADGLLACRAEVYLLTGRVAEAKADFTRVIARGQGEPATWFPGAAWPTCT, encoded by the coding sequence CTGGGCGAGAACTCGCACCGCCCGGCCCCGCCCGCCGAGGTGCTGGCACGCCGCTACGGCGACTGCAAGGACAAGTCGCTGCTGCTGGTGACGATGCTGCGCGCGCTCGGCCTGGAAGCCGATCCGGTGCTGGTATCGGTGGCGCTGCACAAGAACATGGGCCAGTACCTGCCCAGCCCGATGCTGTTCGACCACGCCATCGTGCGCCTGGCGATCGGCGGCCGCACCTATTTCCTCGACCCGACGCGCCAGGGCCAGCACGGGCAGCTGGCGCGGCTCGGCCAGCCGCTGGCGGGTGCCGAGGTGCTGGTGGTGCACCCGGGCAGCGCCGGGCTCGACGGCATCGCCTACCCGCCGGCGCCGGAGCGCCAGCGCCGTAGCGAACAGGTGACGGTGACGGCGATGGACGCGCCGGCCAGCCTGCTCGTACGCAGCGAGTACAGCGGCGCGGGCGCCGAAACGCTGCGTGCCAACTCGGCGATGGCGACCCAGGCGGAGATGAAGAAATCGCTGGGCGATGCGATGGCGCGGCGCTATCCGGAAGCGCAGCTGGTGGGCGACGTGGTGCTGCGCGACGACCGCGAACGCAACGTGATGGTGCTCGAGTCGCAGTTCACGGTGCCGCGCATGTTCAGCGAAAGCGCCACCGCCTGGACCGTGGACTACAACGCCGTCAACATGGCCGACCTCCTCCAGGTGCCCGGCGCCGGGCAGCGCAGCGCGCCCCTGACCGTGCCGGGCTATCCCTACGCCGTCGACTACGAAATGACGCTGCGCCTGCCGGAAAGCTTCGCCATGCGCGAGGACAGCGAGAGCAGGACGGTCGCCGACCCGGCCTTCAACGGTACCCGCAAGATCACGCTCGGCAAGCGCGGCCTGAAGCTGGAACTGCAGCTGAACCTGCTGGCCGATCGGATCGAGGCCGCGCGCACCGTCGAATTCAGCCGCAAGCTGCAGGCCTGGGACATGCAGCGCGCCGGCACGCTGCGGGTGTTCAAGGCCGACATGCAGGGAACGCCGGTTGCGCCGCCGAACGAGGAAGCGCGCCAGCGTGCCGCGCTCGTGAAGCTCGACCAGGCGGTGCAGGACGCCGAGCGCAGCGGCCGCGAACCGGGCCGCGCCCTGTGCGAGCGTGCCCGCGTGCGCGCCCATCTGGGCCAGGCGCAAGACGCCATCAAGGATGCGACCAGGGCCGTCAAATTGCAGGACCAGGCCGATGGGCTGCTGGCCTGCCGCGCCGAAGTCTATCTGCTGACCGGGCGCGTGGCCGAGGCGAAAGCCGATTTTACCCGCGTGATCGCGCGCGGCCAGGGCGAACCCGCGACCTGGTTCCCGGGCGCGGCCTGGCCAACCTGTACCTGA
- a CDS encoding XRE family transcriptional regulator: protein MELKTMIANWLKEARKEAGLSGEALGSKLAFELGTARGHTKANISHWETEKHSPNLQQLLAIARVTGKSLPPAIIAGLQGADPAALAPGAMRVVVLDANDEAFVQVPMVKLRLSAGVTGFQTEPEHHDGGTVGMRRDWIERKRLNPTHLIAILVKGASMEPTLYEDDIVVINTADRKPVQGEVFAVNFNGEPVVKRMQKDGGRWWLASDNPDQRTYYRRACEGDSCLIIGRVVRKESDRI from the coding sequence ATGGAACTTAAGACGATGATTGCCAACTGGCTGAAAGAGGCCAGGAAAGAGGCCGGCCTGTCCGGGGAAGCGTTGGGCTCGAAGCTGGCCTTCGAGCTCGGCACGGCGCGCGGCCATACCAAGGCGAATATTTCCCATTGGGAGACGGAGAAGCACAGCCCCAACCTGCAGCAGTTGCTGGCCATTGCCAGGGTGACCGGCAAAAGCCTGCCGCCCGCCATCATCGCCGGCCTGCAGGGCGCGGACCCGGCCGCCCTCGCCCCTGGCGCGATGCGCGTGGTGGTACTCGATGCGAACGACGAGGCATTCGTGCAGGTGCCGATGGTGAAATTGCGCCTGTCCGCCGGCGTCACCGGCTTCCAGACCGAGCCCGAGCACCACGACGGCGGCACCGTCGGCATGCGCCGCGACTGGATCGAGCGTAAACGCCTCAACCCGACGCACCTGATCGCGATTCTCGTCAAGGGCGCCAGCATGGAGCCGACGCTGTACGAGGACGATATCGTCGTCATCAATACGGCCGACCGCAAGCCGGTGCAGGGCGAAGTGTTCGCCGTGAATTTCAACGGCGAACCGGTCGTCAAGCGCATGCAGAAGGATGGCGGCCGCTGGTGGCTGGCCTCGGACAACCCGGACCAGCGCACCTATTACCGCCGCGCCTGCGAAGGCGACAGCTGCCTCATCATCGGGCGTGTGGTGCGCAAGGAAAGCGACCGTATCTGA
- a CDS encoding ankyrin repeat domain-containing protein — protein sequence MPFARTLVRFVPALPLFTASAKARFRPWTVLVLANAFFIPLASGAADLKWDLSYQSALRTHPIAEKEFMHHWPAQHPQRPIHQRLADYSGEAIEASLLIESPDSHTGDAVATWFVKTKTTAQSCRLYKQRNWPCEPLDPARTEAFIRKVMDFAPLRLPASIDSAPRYDNGELLSFNYTGFLSIYLRGRVLQRPLAALEMSETVLAPDGMRQADIGRLTHAMAEVLLTPAESRKRQAEIDQHLRSMAYVAAIRAGDIDKVRRFLSQGEPIEDRGNSDSPSIAIAAESGHRALVDLFLQRGARIDASESAALKGAIRARNAEMVEYLLSRGAKLEPPRDSLNSYGSVYETPLAVAVGVGDTRMAQLLIDRGANVNPPEGSNPLAKAALGFDLPMLDLLVAKGAKVDTVQPGLVPRDSLLMQLMRYSGALGRWPDDEQRRQEILEKEAKLAPVVRKLVAAGADVNYTGPACRTAYEEARFRNSENIMRLLGELGADPKMQQECLAKRRKQPDGG from the coding sequence ATGCCCTTCGCCCGTACACTTGTCCGCTTCGTACCCGCGCTTCCGCTCTTTACAGCGAGCGCGAAGGCACGATTCCGGCCATGGACTGTTCTCGTCCTGGCCAACGCATTCTTCATTCCCCTTGCCAGCGGCGCCGCTGACCTGAAATGGGATCTGTCTTACCAGTCGGCCCTGCGTACGCATCCGATTGCCGAGAAGGAGTTCATGCATCACTGGCCGGCGCAACATCCGCAGCGCCCCATTCACCAGCGGCTGGCCGACTACAGCGGCGAAGCGATCGAGGCCTCCCTGCTCATCGAGAGTCCGGATAGCCATACCGGCGACGCCGTGGCGACCTGGTTCGTCAAGACGAAAACGACTGCCCAAAGCTGCCGGCTCTACAAGCAGCGCAACTGGCCATGCGAGCCGCTCGACCCGGCACGCACGGAAGCATTCATCCGCAAGGTCATGGATTTCGCGCCGCTGCGTTTGCCCGCCTCGATCGACAGCGCGCCCAGGTACGACAACGGCGAACTCCTCTCGTTCAATTACACAGGCTTCCTCAGCATTTACCTGCGCGGCCGAGTACTGCAAAGGCCACTCGCCGCACTGGAAATGAGCGAGACCGTGCTCGCGCCCGATGGCATGCGACAGGCCGATATCGGACGCCTCACCCATGCCATGGCCGAAGTGCTGCTGACCCCGGCCGAGTCCCGGAAACGGCAGGCCGAGATCGACCAGCATCTGCGCAGCATGGCCTATGTCGCGGCAATCCGCGCGGGCGATATCGACAAGGTCCGCCGCTTCCTCAGCCAGGGCGAGCCAATCGAGGACCGCGGGAACAGCGATTCGCCATCGATCGCCATCGCGGCCGAGAGCGGACACAGGGCCCTGGTCGACCTGTTCCTGCAGCGGGGAGCGCGGATCGACGCCAGCGAAAGCGCCGCGCTGAAAGGGGCAATCCGTGCGCGCAATGCCGAGATGGTCGAGTATCTGCTGTCCAGGGGTGCCAAACTCGAGCCGCCCAGGGATTCGCTCAACAGCTACGGCAGCGTGTACGAGACGCCGCTCGCGGTTGCGGTGGGTGTTGGGGACACGCGCATGGCGCAATTGCTGATCGACCGGGGCGCCAACGTGAATCCGCCCGAGGGCAGCAATCCGCTTGCCAAGGCCGCGTTGGGGTTCGACCTGCCGATGCTGGACCTGTTGGTCGCCAAAGGGGCGAAAGTAGACACCGTCCAGCCGGGGCTGGTACCGAGGGACAGCCTCCTGATGCAGTTGATGAGGTACAGCGGCGCGCTAGGCCGCTGGCCCGACGACGAGCAGCGACGGCAAGAGATTCTGGAAAAGGAAGCCAAGCTGGCGCCCGTCGTGCGCAAACTGGTCGCTGCCGGTGCCGATGTCAATTACACGGGGCCCGCCTGCCGCACCGCCTATGAGGAGGCGCGCTTTCGCAACAGCGAAAACATCATGCGCCTGTTGGGGGAGCTGGGTGCGGATCCGAAGATGCAGCAGGAATGCCTGGCCAAGCGCCGCAAGCAGCCTGATGGCGGGTAA
- a CDS encoding sugar-transfer associated ATP-grasp domain-containing protein yields the protein MKLSHVLDVASQYMRAELYAISSIRRLSDVHLLWGPMYARRNLGLGAKFFSLYSLAEVPKRTWSDYLDNEPLKKRYAAVTSVEARQLADDKIKFFEHCTGHGIATAHIVALITKAAPEGSSIPHILAPGDLARLLVPGEYFVKPSHGSHGKGTFSLSVTPSGVRWSGGNSGSFEDLARYCEAALQFTRALIVQPKLVNHGIIKNITQSKGLSTIRVVTIRKAEQIEVIAGAVRIVVGESDVDNFSHGASGNLVAGVDVETGKMITAIGSRSRTWPAMKDVPIHPQSGASIVGVQVPHWPQVLELVKKAHTSIEGLHTVGWDVAVLEDGPVIVEANWRYDIDILQVAYKKGFKPVIDAKLAC from the coding sequence ATGAAGCTGTCACACGTGTTGGATGTCGCCTCGCAGTACATGCGCGCGGAGTTGTATGCCATTTCATCGATCCGGCGCCTGTCCGACGTGCACCTGCTGTGGGGCCCGATGTACGCGCGGCGCAACCTCGGCCTGGGCGCCAAGTTCTTTTCCCTCTACAGCCTGGCCGAGGTGCCGAAGCGCACCTGGTCCGACTATCTCGATAACGAGCCGCTCAAGAAACGCTATGCCGCCGTTACTTCGGTCGAAGCACGCCAGCTGGCCGACGACAAGATCAAGTTCTTCGAGCATTGCACCGGCCACGGCATCGCCACGGCGCACATCGTTGCCCTGATCACCAAGGCGGCGCCGGAAGGCAGCAGCATCCCCCACATCCTGGCACCAGGCGACCTGGCGCGCCTGCTCGTGCCCGGCGAATACTTCGTCAAGCCCAGCCACGGCTCGCACGGCAAGGGCACCTTTTCGCTGAGCGTCACCCCCTCGGGTGTGCGCTGGAGCGGCGGCAACAGCGGTTCCTTCGAGGACCTGGCGCGCTATTGCGAAGCGGCGCTGCAATTTACGCGCGCCCTGATCGTGCAGCCCAAGCTGGTGAACCACGGCATCATCAAGAACATCACCCAGTCGAAGGGGCTGTCGACCATCCGCGTCGTCACCATCCGCAAGGCCGAGCAAATCGAAGTCATTGCGGGCGCCGTGCGCATCGTCGTCGGCGAATCCGATGTCGACAATTTCTCGCATGGCGCCAGCGGCAACCTGGTGGCCGGCGTCGATGTCGAGACCGGCAAGATGATCACGGCGATCGGCTCCAGGTCGCGCACCTGGCCGGCGATGAAGGACGTGCCGATCCACCCGCAGTCGGGCGCCTCGATCGTCGGCGTGCAGGTGCCGCACTGGCCGCAGGTGCTCGAGCTGGTGAAGAAGGCGCACACCTCGATCGAGGGGCTGCATACGGTGGGCTGGGACGTGGCCGTGCTGGAGGACGGCCCGGTGATCGTGGAGGCCAACTGGCGCTACGACATCGACATCCTGCAAGTGGCCTACAAGAAGGGTTTCAAGCCGGTCATCGACGCGAAACTGGCCTGCTGA
- a CDS encoding succinylglutamate desuccinylase/aspartoacylase family protein, producing the protein MHATKHPIAIEDNVATFQLTSYHYGQPGRGKKVYIQASLHADEVPAMLVAHFLRQELERLDAEGRVKGEIILVPAANPIGLSQTIHGTPFGRYDLSSGVNFNRAYKHVAEDLKQSLEGKLGEDAAANVALIRAHARRSLETWEPKTSGGILKKTLLSMAIDADIMLDLHCDNEAVLHMYAGEPLAEQVGPLAALLQSHVVLLARESGGEPFDEACSRLWWDLAEHFGQGVAIPPACVAVTVELRGENDVDYGLARPDAGALLQYLAREGVLDLPLEPLPAPLCAPTPLEAVEPLSAPHSGVLVFLKRLGDRVAAGEAVAEIVNPVSGQVTPVCPEHAGIFFASTAHRHLLRGMHVCKIAGDTAFRAGSLLSAR; encoded by the coding sequence ATGCATGCAACCAAACACCCGATCGCGATCGAAGACAATGTCGCGACCTTTCAATTGACTTCCTACCACTACGGCCAGCCCGGCAGGGGCAAGAAAGTGTATATCCAGGCCTCCCTGCACGCCGACGAGGTGCCGGCCATGCTGGTCGCGCACTTCCTGCGCCAGGAGCTCGAGCGGCTCGACGCCGAAGGCCGCGTCAAGGGAGAAATCATCCTGGTGCCGGCGGCCAACCCGATCGGCCTGTCGCAAACCATCCACGGTACCCCCTTCGGCCGCTACGATTTATCGAGCGGCGTGAACTTCAACCGCGCCTATAAACACGTGGCCGAAGACCTCAAACAATCGCTCGAAGGCAAGCTGGGGGAGGATGCCGCGGCGAACGTCGCCCTGATTCGCGCCCACGCCCGCCGCTCGCTGGAAACCTGGGAGCCGAAGACGAGTGGCGGTATTCTGAAGAAAACCCTGCTGTCGATGGCGATCGACGCCGACATCATGCTCGACCTGCATTGCGATAACGAAGCGGTGCTGCACATGTACGCCGGCGAGCCGCTGGCCGAACAGGTCGGGCCGCTGGCGGCGCTGCTGCAATCGCACGTGGTACTGCTGGCGCGCGAGTCGGGCGGCGAACCCTTCGACGAGGCCTGCAGCCGTCTGTGGTGGGACCTGGCCGAACACTTCGGACAGGGCGTGGCCATTCCTCCGGCCTGCGTTGCGGTGACGGTGGAACTGCGTGGCGAAAACGATGTCGACTATGGCCTGGCGCGGCCGGATGCCGGCGCCCTGCTGCAATACCTGGCGCGCGAAGGCGTGCTCGACCTGCCGCTGGAACCCCTGCCGGCACCCTTGTGCGCGCCGACGCCGCTGGAAGCGGTGGAACCCTTGTCGGCGCCCCACTCCGGCGTGCTGGTCTTCCTCAAGCGGCTGGGAGACCGGGTCGCGGCCGGTGAAGCGGTGGCCGAGATCGTCAATCCGGTGTCGGGCCAGGTGACGCCGGTCTGCCCGGAACACGCCGGCATCTTCTTCGCCAGCACCGCCCACCGCCACCTGCTGCGCGGCATGCACGTCTGCAAGATTGCGGGCGACACGGCATTCCGGGCCGGCAGTTTATTGAGTGCCCGTTAG
- the recQ gene encoding DNA helicase RecQ produces the protein MTTQQLDQDLEARALHLLQTVFGYPAFRGQQADIVQHVASGGDALVLMPTGGGKSLCYQIPALLRDGVGVVVSPLIALMQDQVDALEEVGVRAAFLNSTQTFEETLRIERLVRTGEIDLVYVAPERLMTQRCLDLFLDSRISLFAIDEAHCVSQWGHDFRPEYIRLSILHEQFPDVPRIALTATADQQTRDEIAHRLQLDDARKFVSSFDRPNIRYAIVEKTTGRKQLLDFITTEHPGDSGIVYCLSRKKVEETADFLNENGIRSLPYHAGMEYAKRADHQARFLREENIVMVATIAFGMGIDKPDVRFVCHLDLPKSIEGYYQETGRAGRDGMPASAWMAYGLQDVVLQRRMIDESEADETFKRVLSVKLDAMLSLCETLSCRRMHLLDYFGERSGPCGNCDTCLIPPVSFDATVPVQKLLSAIYRVDQRFAAGHVIDVLRGVQTDRISQWHHDSLSVYGVGSDRSEQEWRAIVRQTIALGLVTVDHESYQSLKLTDAARPVLKGGQKVQLRQYQKPVKPKRAFSSSKGYEELELSKSEQALFERLRSWRMGAARTHGVPAYVVFQDATLREIAKVKPASLEQLRGVSGVGEKKLVSYGAEIVAIINEMV, from the coding sequence ATGACTACCCAGCAACTCGACCAGGACCTGGAGGCGCGCGCGCTGCACCTGCTGCAGACCGTCTTCGGCTATCCCGCCTTCCGCGGGCAGCAGGCCGACATCGTCCAGCACGTTGCCAGCGGTGGCGATGCCCTGGTGCTGATGCCGACCGGCGGCGGCAAGTCGCTGTGCTACCAGATCCCGGCGCTGCTGCGCGACGGCGTCGGCGTGGTGGTCTCGCCACTGATCGCGCTGATGCAGGACCAGGTCGATGCGCTGGAAGAAGTCGGCGTGCGCGCCGCCTTCCTCAATTCGACCCAGACCTTCGAGGAAACGCTGCGCATCGAGCGCCTGGTGCGCACGGGCGAGATCGACCTGGTGTACGTGGCGCCCGAGCGCCTGATGACGCAGCGCTGCCTGGACCTGTTCCTCGATTCGCGCATCTCGCTGTTCGCCATCGACGAGGCCCACTGCGTCTCGCAATGGGGACACGATTTCCGGCCGGAATACATCCGCCTGTCGATCCTGCACGAGCAGTTTCCCGACGTGCCGCGCATCGCGCTCACGGCCACGGCCGACCAGCAGACGCGCGACGAAATCGCCCACCGCCTGCAACTCGACGATGCGCGCAAGTTCGTCTCGTCCTTCGACCGTCCGAACATCCGCTATGCGATCGTCGAAAAGACCACCGGCCGCAAGCAGCTGCTCGACTTCATTACTACGGAACACCCGGGCGACTCGGGCATCGTCTACTGCCTGTCGCGCAAGAAAGTCGAGGAAACGGCCGACTTCCTGAACGAAAACGGCATCCGCTCCCTGCCCTATCACGCCGGCATGGAATACGCCAAGCGCGCCGACCACCAGGCCCGTTTCCTGCGCGAAGAAAACATCGTGATGGTGGCGACGATTGCCTTCGGCATGGGCATCGACAAGCCGGACGTGCGTTTTGTGTGCCACCTGGACCTGCCGAAAAGTATCGAAGGCTATTACCAGGAAACGGGCCGCGCCGGCCGCGACGGCATGCCGGCCTCGGCCTGGATGGCCTATGGCTTGCAGGACGTGGTGCTGCAGCGCCGGATGATCGACGAGTCCGAAGCCGACGAAACGTTCAAACGCGTGCTGTCGGTGAAGCTCGATGCCATGCTGAGCCTGTGCGAAACGCTCAGTTGCCGGCGCATGCACTTGCTCGACTATTTCGGCGAGCGTTCCGGCCCCTGCGGCAATTGCGATACCTGCCTGATCCCGCCGGTGAGTTTCGATGCCACCGTGCCGGTGCAAAAGCTGCTGTCGGCCATCTACCGGGTCGACCAGCGCTTTGCCGCCGGCCACGTGATCGATGTGCTGCGCGGCGTGCAGACCGACCGCATCAGCCAGTGGCACCACGACAGCCTGTCGGTGTACGGTGTCGGCAGCGACCGCAGCGAGCAGGAGTGGCGCGCCATCGTGCGCCAGACCATCGCCCTCGGCCTGGTGACGGTCGACCACGAATCCTACCAGTCGCTGAAACTGACGGACGCCGCGCGCCCGGTCCTGAAGGGCGGCCAGAAAGTGCAGCTGCGCCAGTACCAGAAGCCCGTCAAGCCCAAGCGCGCCTTCTCGTCCTCGAAGGGCTACGAGGAGCTGGAGCTGTCGAAATCGGAACAGGCGCTGTTCGAGCGCCTGCGTTCCTGGCGCATGGGCGCCGCGCGCACCCACGGCGTGCCGGCCTATGTCGTGTTCCAGGACGCGACGCTGCGCGAGATCGCCAAGGTCAAGCCGGCCTCGCTCGAGCAGCTGCGCGGCGTGTCGGGTGTCGGCGAGAAGAAGCTGGTGTCGTATGGCGCCGAGATTGTCGCCATCATCAACGAGATGGTGTAA
- a CDS encoding HP1 family phage holin codes for MSKLPDIDMTRTIDALGSLMASFTLAEWSVLAGIVTALVSCIANVAYMRRKDAREQRQAELAEREALARLRAAEIARNVESQHVG; via the coding sequence ATGAGCAAGCTGCCTGATATTGATATGACGCGCACCATCGACGCCCTCGGATCGCTCATGGCTTCCTTTACCCTGGCGGAGTGGAGTGTGCTGGCGGGCATCGTGACTGCGCTCGTCAGTTGTATAGCGAACGTGGCCTACATGCGCCGCAAGGATGCGCGCGAGCAGCGCCAGGCCGAGCTGGCCGAACGGGAAGCGCTGGCGCGCCTTCGCGCCGCCGAGATCGCACGGAACGTGGAATCGCAGCATGTCGGCTGA
- the trmB gene encoding tRNA (guanosine(46)-N7)-methyltransferase TrmB has protein sequence MLYDPTEHRIRSFVTRAGRLSTGQARALEEFGPQFLVEYKKEMLDYPAAFGRTAPVILEIGFGMGDTTAHIARQMPEKDFIGVEVHTPGVGSLLKQIGEQGITNLRLIQHDAFEVLNHMIADGSLDGVHIFFPDPWHKARHNKRRLIQTPFVQLLCRKLKAGGYIHLATDWEDYAVQMLEVLGAEPMLVNTAEGYAPQPAYRPLTKFENRGLKLGHGVWDLVFRRVGG, from the coding sequence ATGCTGTACGACCCTACCGAACATCGCATCCGCAGTTTCGTCACGCGCGCAGGCCGGCTGTCGACCGGGCAGGCGCGCGCGCTCGAGGAATTCGGGCCGCAGTTCCTGGTCGAGTACAAGAAAGAGATGCTCGACTACCCGGCTGCCTTCGGCCGCACCGCGCCCGTCATCCTGGAAATCGGTTTCGGCATGGGCGACACCACCGCGCACATCGCGCGCCAGATGCCGGAGAAAGACTTTATCGGCGTCGAGGTGCACACGCCGGGCGTGGGCAGCCTGCTCAAGCAGATCGGCGAACAGGGCATCACGAATTTGCGCCTGATCCAGCACGATGCCTTCGAGGTGCTGAACCACATGATCGCCGACGGCTCGCTCGACGGCGTGCACATCTTCTTCCCCGACCCCTGGCACAAGGCGCGCCACAACAAGCGCCGCCTGATCCAGACGCCCTTCGTGCAGCTGCTGTGCCGGAAGCTGAAGGCGGGTGGCTATATCCACCTGGCGACCGACTGGGAAGATTACGCGGTGCAGATGCTGGAAGTGCTCGGTGCCGAGCCGATGCTGGTCAATACGGCCGAGGGCTATGCACCGCAGCCGGCCTACCGGCCGCTGACCAAGTTCGAGAACCGTGGCCTCAAATTGGGGCACGGGGTGTGGGATCTGGTGTTCCGTAGGGTGGGCGGCTAA
- a CDS encoding DUF3857 domain-containing protein: MLRPRFLRLALFALFLMMCTLRAEADTASRRAEQAFVRHAPVPAWVLPSPALPEAIDAPFSVRLNDVQLRLDAQPASYVHRALVARDMGSLQQVANIELSFQPEYEVLQMHQLLVHRDGRTEDRLGSADIRFLQRERGLEQGMYSGSVTVAIVMPDLRVGDTLEIAYTTTGANPVFENRYMDAAQWDAPFPVAYRRVVLDTPEGRPVGHRLIGPAGGTLPVVSEQRRDGRLLRVFEGRKLPATLFDAGAPRDVQAARWLQFSEYASWSDVNAGRCACSRPAHLARPSTPRSRRPAPRPRLTPQPCARSSSCRTTSATCRCRWARTRTARPRPPRCWHAATATARTSRCCW; this comes from the coding sequence ATGCTCCGCCCCCGCTTCCTGCGCCTGGCCCTTTTCGCGCTGTTCCTGATGATGTGCACCTTGCGGGCGGAGGCCGATACCGCCAGCCGCCGCGCCGAGCAGGCATTCGTTCGCCATGCACCCGTACCGGCCTGGGTGCTGCCGTCGCCGGCGCTGCCGGAGGCCATCGACGCCCCCTTCAGCGTGCGCCTGAACGACGTGCAACTGCGCCTCGACGCGCAGCCGGCAAGTTACGTGCACCGCGCCCTGGTCGCGCGCGACATGGGCTCGCTGCAACAGGTGGCCAACATCGAACTGAGCTTCCAGCCCGAATACGAAGTGCTGCAGATGCACCAGCTGCTGGTGCACCGCGACGGCCGTACCGAGGACCGGCTGGGTAGCGCGGACATCCGCTTCCTCCAGCGCGAGCGCGGCCTGGAGCAAGGCATGTACTCCGGCAGCGTCACGGTCGCCATCGTGATGCCCGACCTGCGCGTCGGCGACACGCTCGAAATCGCCTATACGACGACCGGCGCCAATCCCGTGTTCGAAAACCGCTACATGGATGCCGCCCAGTGGGATGCGCCGTTTCCGGTCGCGTACCGCCGCGTCGTGCTCGACACGCCTGAGGGCCGGCCTGTCGGCCATCGCCTGATCGGCCCCGCCGGCGGCACGCTGCCGGTGGTGAGCGAGCAGCGCCGCGACGGCCGCCTGCTGCGCGTGTTCGAGGGCCGCAAGCTGCCTGCCACGCTGTTTGACGCCGGTGCGCCGCGCGATGTCCAGGCAGCGCGCTGGCTGCAGTTTTCCGAATACGCCAGCTGGAGCGATGTCAATGCCGGGCGCTGCGCCTGTTCCAGGCCGGCGCACCTGGCAAGGCCCTCGACACCGCGCTCGCGCCGGCCCGCGCCGCGCCCACGCTTGACGCCGCAGCCATGCGCGCGCTCGAGTTCGTGCAGAACGACATCCGCTACCTGTCGCTGTCGCTGGGCGAGAACTCGCACCGCCCGGCCCCGCCCGCCGAGGTGCTGGCACGCCGCTACGGCGACTGCAAGGACAAGTCGCTGCTGCTGGTGA
- a CDS encoding undecaprenyl-diphosphate phosphatase gives MDILLAIKAIIMGLVEGFTEFLPISSTGHLILAGSLLDFTGEKVKVFEIAIQAGAMLAVIWEYRARIASVLTGLFSERKQQKFVLNLVVAFLPAALLGLVFSKMIKAELFKPVPVAMAFIIGAFVILWVERRHKATPAAARIETVDDMTIVDALKVGCAQAFALIPGTSRSGATIIGGMLFGLSRKAATEFSFFLAIPTLLAATVYSVYKERALLSSADLPMFGIGGLAAFVSAFLCVRWLLRYISSHDFTLFAWYRIVFGVIVLVTAHYGLVNWAE, from the coding sequence ATGGATATTCTTCTCGCCATCAAGGCAATCATCATGGGCCTGGTCGAGGGCTTTACCGAGTTCCTGCCGATTTCTTCCACCGGTCACCTGATCCTCGCGGGCAGCCTGCTCGACTTCACGGGCGAGAAAGTAAAAGTCTTCGAAATCGCGATCCAGGCCGGCGCCATGCTGGCCGTGATCTGGGAATACCGTGCGCGCATCGCCAGCGTGCTGACGGGCCTGTTCTCCGAGCGCAAGCAACAGAAATTCGTCCTCAACCTGGTCGTCGCCTTCCTGCCGGCCGCGCTGCTCGGCCTGGTGTTCAGCAAGATGATCAAGGCGGAGCTGTTCAAGCCGGTGCCGGTGGCCATGGCCTTCATCATCGGCGCCTTCGTGATCCTGTGGGTCGAGCGCCGCCACAAGGCCACGCCCGCCGCCGCGCGCATCGAGACGGTGGACGACATGACGATCGTCGACGCCCTGAAAGTCGGCTGCGCCCAGGCCTTCGCCCTGATTCCCGGCACCAGCCGCTCGGGTGCGACCATCATCGGCGGGATGCTGTTCGGCCTGTCGCGCAAGGCGGCCACCGAATTCTCGTTCTTCCTCGCCATCCCGACGCTGCTGGCGGCGACGGTGTACTCGGTCTACAAGGAGCGGGCGCTGTTATCAAGCGCCGACCTGCCGATGTTCGGCATCGGCGGCCTGGCCGCCTTCGTCTCCGCTTTCCTGTGCGTGCGCTGGCTGTTGCGCTACATCAGCTCGCACGACTTCACGCTCTTCGCCTGGTACCGTATCGTGTTCGGCGTGATCGTCCTCGTCACCGCGCATTATGGGCTGGTGAACTGGGCGGAATGA